One Rhodothermus bifroesti DNA window includes the following coding sequences:
- a CDS encoding acyl-CoA dehydrogenase, with product MSTFPFNPDDAFLFESMLREEDRLIMEAAREYAQTHLEPRALEGNQQGVFHREIPREMGALGLLGATIDPQYGGGGASYTAYGLIARELERVDSAYRSFMSVQSSLVMFPIEKYGTEEQKRKFLPKLAAGELIGCFGLTEPNHGSDPGSMETTARRVSNGWILNGTKAWITNAPIADLAVVWARAKTHPGDEGEIMGFILERGMSGLSTPETPNKMSLRASSTGEIVMEDVFVPEANVLPGVRGLRGPFSCLSNARYGIAWGTVGAAEDCYRRARRYVLERTQFGYPLAAMQLIQSKLAYMLTEITQMQLLAFRLGQLADEGKITPAQISLAKRNNAAKALEIARMARDMHGANGIVGDYRVIHHMVNLESVNTYEGTYDIHGLILGREITGIQAFVPRGNDLRQPQPTSSMQS from the coding sequence ATGAGCACATTCCCTTTTAACCCAGATGATGCCTTCCTCTTCGAATCGATGCTGCGCGAAGAGGATCGGCTGATCATGGAAGCCGCGCGAGAATACGCCCAAACGCATCTGGAACCCCGCGCTTTGGAAGGCAACCAGCAGGGCGTGTTTCACCGAGAGATTCCACGAGAAATGGGCGCGCTAGGATTGCTAGGGGCAACGATTGACCCTCAGTACGGTGGTGGGGGCGCTAGCTACACCGCCTATGGCTTAATTGCCCGAGAGCTGGAACGTGTGGATTCGGCCTATCGCTCATTCATGTCGGTGCAGTCGTCGCTGGTGATGTTTCCCATTGAGAAGTACGGTACGGAAGAACAAAAGCGAAAATTTCTGCCTAAACTAGCTGCTGGCGAGCTGATTGGTTGTTTTGGCCTGACCGAGCCCAATCATGGCTCTGATCCGGGCTCCATGGAAACAACGGCCCGGCGCGTAAGCAATGGCTGGATACTCAATGGCACCAAGGCCTGGATCACGAATGCCCCCATTGCAGATCTTGCGGTCGTCTGGGCGCGCGCCAAAACGCACCCGGGCGACGAGGGCGAAATTATGGGCTTTATTCTGGAGCGGGGCATGTCTGGCCTTTCAACGCCAGAAACCCCAAACAAAATGTCGCTACGCGCTTCGTCAACAGGAGAAATCGTGATGGAAGACGTGTTTGTGCCCGAAGCCAACGTGCTTCCAGGCGTTCGCGGCTTGCGAGGTCCTTTCTCTTGTCTCAGCAACGCCCGCTACGGTATTGCCTGGGGGACGGTGGGAGCAGCTGAAGACTGTTACCGGCGCGCGCGGCGCTACGTATTGGAACGCACGCAGTTTGGCTATCCACTGGCAGCGATGCAGCTTATCCAAAGCAAGTTAGCCTATATGCTTACCGAAATCACCCAGATGCAACTGTTGGCCTTTCGCCTAGGCCAGCTGGCTGACGAAGGCAAGATTACACCGGCCCAAATTTCCCTGGCCAAGCGCAACAATGCTGCCAAAGCCTTGGAGATTGCGCGCATGGCGCGGGACATGCACGGTGCCAATGGCATTGTAGGCGACTATCGGGTGATTCACCACATGGTCAACCTTGAAAGCGTCAATACCTACGAGGGTACCTACGACATTCACGGGCTTATCCTGGGACGAGAAATCACCGGTATTCAGGCTTTTGTGCCCCGTGGAAATGACCTCCGACAACCCCAACCGACATCTTCTATGCAGTCTTAA
- a CDS encoding ferredoxin family protein, producing MTIAERLGKVNYRNQDRRDAHPHILVDTSICNTVCPHKATTYVCPAHCYVRDEAGQVQFQFEDCIECGTCLYACDQGAVTWNFPDPAQGRGVNWNYG from the coding sequence ATGACTATCGCCGAACGCTTGGGAAAGGTTAACTATCGCAACCAAGACCGTCGGGATGCCCACCCGCACATCTTGGTCGATACCAGCATTTGCAACACGGTATGCCCACACAAGGCCACAACTTACGTGTGCCCAGCCCACTGCTACGTGCGCGATGAAGCAGGACAAGTACAGTTCCAGTTTGAAGACTGCATAGAGTGCGGCACGTGCCTGTACGCCTGTGACCAAGGTGCCGTCACGTGGAACTTTCCGGATCCCGCACAGGGCCGTGGCGTGAATTGGAATTACGGCTAA